The DNA segment GCAGGGCGGCAAGGACGGAAAAAAGGAGTTTCCTTTTAAAGGGAAGGTCGAGAAGGTCGATCCCAATGCCAAGACGATTTTAGTGAATAACGAGAGCATCCCGGGCTGGATGAGTTCGATGTCGATGACCTACACCGTCGACAAGCCGGCAGTCTTGAAGAGTGTGAAACCCGGTGACCAGGTGACGGCCAAAGTACATGAAGGGGATTTTAAAGTCCTCTATGACCTGAAAGTCGTTCCGCCAAAGAAATAAAAAAACCACATGGTGCGTGAGCGACCCCCTGCCGCCGCTTCGCGGCGGCTGTCCCCCTGTATCAGGGGGACAGTAGAACATGGCAAAGCACCATGTTGATCGCGCTCACGCTGCTGGACTTCCAGGGACGACCGGTTGAATGTTCGGCGTGCCCGAGCCCACCAGTTTCAGCTTCGGCGGCTTTTCGAGTGCGGTCAGCAGTTCGCGGATAATCTGGTCATCGACTTCGGCGGACTTCTCCAGTTCCAGCGGATAGCGGATCACCACTTCCAGTCCGGTCTGCGTTAAGCGCAGGCGGCTCTTCGGCTGCGGAAGGTCCAGACCCATCGTGAAGGCCTGTTCCATGCGCCTGTGCTGCTCCTCCATCTTGCCTTTATAAGTGGTATATACATGTTCCACGGCGCCGAGCATGCGCTCCTCGGCAAGGTGGTAATCACTATCGGGTGAGAGAATAAGAGTCACTTCGTGCCATCCGAAGTTGGTTCCCGGGATTTGCTTGAAGAAGCTGGCGGTGGGCTGAAACACGATGGAGTTGGAGAACACCACCACGCGGCCGGTCGGCTGGCGGTCATTTCCCGGGCCCGCCAGTTCCATCATGTGCATCCGGATCATGCCGATATCGACGACCGTTCCGGTGACTCCGGAAATCTGAACGCGGTCCCCGACACGAACCCCATATTTGCCGACCAGAAAGAAGTATCCGGCAATCGCCAGGATCACATTCTGCAGGGCCACGGCGATTCCAGCCGTAATCAAACCGGCAAACGTTGCAAGAGACCCGATCTCCGTTGCCAGCGCAAAAGCAATCGTGATTGCTATGGCAATCCAGACCACAATCCGGCGTATCAGCAGGAACTGGTACCGCCGGCGCATATCACGGACGTATTTCAACGTCGCCTTCCGCCAGATTTCCGCGAGAATAAATACGACCGCGAGCGCCAAGGCAAGGCCGATGGCACGGCCGGCAAGCTTTTGAAGCTCGGTGGAGTATTCACTCTGGACGCTCGCTTTCCATCGCTCGAGCGTTCCCTTGTAAACGCTAAACAGCAGGCGCTGCCGGCCGAGCGGCACGACGAGGCTCGAGATGGCCTGAAAATGAGCGGTCAGCCCATCAAGATCTTTTTTCTGCTGTTCGAGCTGTACAGGACCCGACGTGTCCGCGGCCTTGGCGAGTTCCTCTCCGCGCTGGGCTGTCGTGATCAGATTCCTGGTAAATGGATTCCTGAGTTGTTGCGCCAAGCTGGCAAGCGCATCTGTCGACTGGTCGGCCCGGCCGAGCGCGCGCATCTTGCTCGCCAAACTGAACAGACTGGTGACGAGATCGAGGATGCCGGCTGGAGTTTGAGTGCGGGGCGCGGTCTGAGCGGCCGGAGCCTGAGGCGCAGCCGCAGTGCTCTGCGGTCCTGCGGGTTTGGCCGTTTCGGCCGCCAGTTCGGGTACAGTTTGCTGCAATTGCGCGATCTGCGTCTCGAGACTCGTTCCCGAAGTTCCAGATGCCGCCACGAACTGGATAATGCTGCGGAATGTATCCCCGCGTGTCTTTGCCAGATTGATCTCGCTTTGCAGTTCGTCGACCGTCGCTTGCAGTTGCCGCTGTCGTGCTCCTTCCGCGGTTTGCAGCTTGGCCCTTGTCTGATCCAGTTCCTGCTGGGTGTTTTTGACTTCGTCTTCGGCAGCGGCCGCTGCCTTCGTGAGACCCGAGTATCCCGCCACCTCGCTACTTTGTTGATCCGAAGCGGTGGAAGGCGACTGCTTGGACAGCAATGCCGCCTGGGCCTTCGCGAAATCAAAGGACAGTTTCAAAATCTGCAGAGCCACTGTCCGTTCGTCGTTCAGATATGTGGTGTCTACCGCCGTGGTTGCGAGCGCTTCTTCGTCGTGAAGTTGCTGGTACCAGCTGATGCTTTCTTTTACGTAATTCAGTGTCTGGTCGGCAGTGGGGAGGTTCGGCGCCGGGGTCGATTGCTGCAGGAACACGGCCAATAGACAGAGAGAAACGAATGAGCGCATAACGATCACAACACAATCGGCGCGACGCCCAGCTGCTCGCCGACCAGCCGGCCGATCAGCTGGTTCAGGCTCTCGCCGGTTGCAGGGAGAACGAATGCGTCACCGCCCCAGTTGAGCTTGAAGCTTGTGGACTGGGCAGAAATCCAGATCTGCCGCGTCGGAGCCTGCGGGCTGATCACGATCTTTCCCGGCTCCGGGGCCTCGATCTCGATTGACAGGACGCCGTTCTGGAGCAGGATCTCCGCGTCATAGTTTTCTGCCACCACATCCAGCGCCCGGTTCAATCGGTTGAATACATCCTCGCAGCGCGACCGAAATTCAGCTTCAGTTAGACCCATGACCGCTATTATAGGAGGGGAATAAGTGAAGAATGAATCCCTTTGAATTGACCCGGCGGTTGATCGAGATTCCATCCGTCACCGGCTCAGAGCGGGAGATTGGGGAATTTCTTTCCTCTCACCTGGCCTCGCTCGGTTATCGCGTCGAACGGCAGGCCGTTACCGCCGGCCGCTTCAACGTGTTCGCCTTTGCCGGCGAGGGCCACGTTATGTTCTGCACGCACATCGACACTGTTCCTCCTGCGACCATCCCATTCCGCGAAGACGCCGATCATCTTTACGGCCGCGGCGCCTGCGACACGAAAGGCATCATTGCCGCGATGCTCGAGGCGGGCGGCCGGCTCCGGCGCGATGGCATCACCAACTTCGGTTATCTGTTTCTCGTCGGCGAGGAAACCGACAGTATCGGAGCAAAGACTGCCAACACGCTGAAGTGGAATTCGGAATTCGTCATCGTCGGTGAACCGACGCAGAATAAACTCGCGCGGGCTCAAAAGGGAATGTTGATGGTCAGCCTCACTGCCGCGGGCCGGGCCTGCCACTCCGGTTATCCCGAGCATGGCGAATCCGCGATCAGGAAATTAATCACGGTCATTCAGGCCTGCGAGTCCGCCGACTGGGGAAACGATTCGACCCTCGGCAAGGGATCTTTTAACACCGGAGTCTTCCAGGGCGGACAGGCGGCGAATATCGTGCCGCCCTCGGCGTCCGCATCCGTCATGATCCGCACGGTGGAACCACGCGCTCAAGTTGAAGAGAAGATGCGGCGGATCGTGGGGAATTCCGCTACTATGGAAATCGTCGGCGCATCGGATCCCTTGATATTGCACGTCGTGGACGGTTTTGAAACCACTGTCGTATCGTTCGGCAGCGACGCGCCGCATCTGCCGGATACCGGCAAGCGGCTGTTGATCGGTCCGGGTTCGATCCTCGACGCGCATACCGCGGGCGAGAAAATCAGCAAGCGTGAGTTGATTGACGGCGTCGGACTGTATGAGCGGCTCGTTCGAACACTCTTGATGTAGAAACATGAAAATTGCACTCTTCGGCTACGGCAAAATGGGCCGCGAAATCGAGTCTGTTGCGCGCGAACAGGGCGAGACCATCGCGGAGGTCTTCGACGAGTTCCGCCTCGTGGAGGCTGGACCGCTTGCCGGCGTCGACATGTGCATCGATTTCTCGATGCCCGACGCCGTTCTCGGCAATATCCGCGCGGCAATTCAGGCGAAACGCGACATTGTCGTCGGGACGACCGGCTGGGATAAACATCTGCCCGAGATCCGGGACGCTGTGAAAGATTCGGGGTTGCTGTATGCGTCGAATTTTTCGCTGGGCGTGAATCTGTTCTTCAGAATGGTGAAACATGCCGCCGGCTTGATGAACCGGGCAGCCGAGTACGATCCCTACGTGCATGAGATTCATCATAAGGACAAAGTCGACAGCCCCAGCGGCACCGCGCTCACGATCGCGCGGATCCTGGTAGACGGCATCGACCGGAAGAAAGAGATTCTGACGCGGCCCCCGGATGGAAGCATCAAACCCGGGATGCTCCACGTTTCTTCGACCCGCGCCGGCGCCGTTGCCGGGACGCATACGGTGGCTTTCGATTCCGCCGCCGACTCGATCGAACTGAAGCACACGGCCAAGTCCCGCCGCGGCTTTGCGCTCGGCGCGCTGGCCGCAGCCCGCTGGCTGCGCGGGCGAAAAGGCGTCTACACAATGGATGATGTGGAATTGTAGTCGCGGGTTTCAGCCCGCCTGAGGAGAGCTATGACAAAGAAGTCATTTCAGGGAACCGGCACGGCGATGATTACGCCATTCAAGGCGGATGGCAGCATCGATGAGAAAGCCCTCCGGCGTTTCGTCGATTTTCAAATCGACGGCGGTGTGGACATGCTGCTGCCTTGCGGCACAACGGGCGAGGGCGCGACGCTCGACGAAAGCGAAACCGATCGCGTTATGCAGATCGTTATCGAGCAGGCAAAGCACCGGGTGCCGGTGATCGCCGGGGCGGGCAGCAATTCCACCGCAAAAGCCGTTCAAATGACCAAACGCGCCAGGAAGATCGGCGCCGACGGTGTGCTCTCCGTCGGTCCTTATTACAACAAGCCGACGCAGCAGGGCTACTACGAACACTTCAAGGCAATCGCTGAAGCCGAGAACATGCCCGTGATTGTGTACAACGTGCCCGGCCGCACCGGAGGGAACATCGAAGCGAAGACGATGCTCCGCCTGGCCTCCGAGATCCCGAACATCGTTGCCGTGAAGGAAGCTTCCGGGAACATCGGTCAGATGATGGATATCATCCGCGAGGCTCCGCGGGATTTCCGCGTCCTGTGCGGCGACGACGCGATGGCGCTGCCGCTGATTGCCGTCGGCGGCGCCGGAATCGTCTCCGTGGTCTCGAACGAAGCTCCCTCGATGATGAGCGCAATGATCGACGCGGCTCTCGATGGCCATACCGGGAAAGCCAGGGACCTGCATTACAAGCTGCTGCCGTTGATGAATATCAACTTCATCGAGTCGAATCCGATTCCGGTGAAGGCGGCGCTCGCGATGATGGGCTTGATCGAGGAGAATTACCGCCTGCCGCTGGTACCCATCACGCCGGCGAATCGTGAAAAGCTGGCGAAGGTGGTCGAGGAGATCGGATTACTCCAACCTGCGGGTAAATGAAGGAAGGGTCGAGAGAAACCCCCGGAACGCCCTGCGGATTCCATTGCGCGCCGTCCGGATTCCGGTTCGCGGCCCGCAACCTTTGATAATGCTTAGCAATCCATTTTGGCATCCGGCCTGCATTAAGGCGGGCGGAGGCTGAAGAAGCCAAAGAGTTTTGTACCACAATTAAGCCGGCTCGATAACAGGCGTACCTAATTTGCAACCCGCCTGTCTGAATCCAGTCGTATGAACCCTAAACCCCTAATCGAGCGTCTGGAGCCGGCTCCCCGCCTTTCTGCAACATTCGTCGTCTTCTGCTACAATTAACTCATTAACGTAATAATTTGGTATTTACTCTGAGGACACCATGCCGCATCCGTCTGATCGTCCTGTTTCCCAACGTACAGAATTCATCCGCAAGATCGTCGGCGATTATTTCGCTCGATTGGGCAAAACCCGCGAGGAATCCGAGCAAAAGGCATTCCATCTGAAGCGCGATCAGGGCCGGGAGCCTCCACTGCGAAGTCGTCGAATTTCATAGGATTTCCGATTTCACATTTCCAAAAGAATAGTGCGCAAATCGATATTAGTGCTTATCGCCCTGTCTTTTCTTCCACTGCGGGCGTTTTCTCAGGCTGCGGCTCCGGCCGGCTGGAACGATCCGTTTCCGCCTCACAAGATCATGGATAACTTTTACTACGTGGGGACCAAGGAACTGGGGTCCTTCCTGATCGTCACACCTCAGGGTTTGATCCTGATGAACAGCGACTATGAAGCCTCTGTTCCGGTAATTCGCAAGAACGTGGAAGATCTCGGCTTCAAGTTCACCGACATCAAAATCCTGATTGCCGGTCATGCCCACCCGGATCACGTCGAAGGAGATGCGATGGTCAAGCAGTTGACGGGTGCGCAGGTGATTGTCGGACGCGTCGATGCGCCGAAGACGGCGGAGTTTCGGCCGGGAGGGAAGACGCATCCGATCGATCGGCTGATCGATGACGGCGAAACCGTCACATTCGGCGGAACCACACTGACGGCTCATATGATGCCCGGCCACACGAAGGGGTGCCTCGCCTGGACGATGGATCTGAAGGAGAACGGCAAAACCTATCACGGGTTTGTCGAGTGCAGCCTGAATGGCCGCTTCCTCCAAGTCCTGGACAACTACCCGGGCATGCTGGACGATTTCCGGGCCACCTATAAGAAAGCCCGCACGTTTCCGGTCGACGTCTGGGTCAGCTCGCATGCGTCCTTCTATAACATGGCTGAAAAGTATGCGAAGCTGCAGAAGCGAGGTCCGGGAGATCCGAATCCCTTTATCGACCCGCAGGGATACCTGGCTCACGTCGATGAGTATGAGAAGAGCTTCGAAGCGGCGGCCGCGGCGCCGCCTCAGCGAGGCCAGGGCAGAGGCAACCGGGGGCAGCGGTAGAGGGGGGAAATAAATTGCATCATTGAATCATTTCGACGTTTTTTCATTTCTTCAATTGAAGCAATGAAGAAACGTCGAAATGATTCAATGATGCACTGTTCTCATTGTCTTTTTGTGCTTCTTGTGTTCCTTCCCCTTTTCTTTACCCCCGCACAAATTCCATAGGTTTGCCGGATCGCGACGACAGCGCTGAGGCAATCGACAGCGCGACGTTCCGATCCAGGCGGAACGTCACTGTCTGTTTCTGATTCGCGGTTTCCGAGAAGGTGATGCTCAGGAGGTCGCCGCCGGGCCTGCTGTCGTTATATTTCATTTCCGTGATCCACAAGTAGGGCAGTGTCCAATGCGAATCGCCGTAGCGGAAAACCATCGTGGCGGCATCGCCGGCGGACAGAACCCCCGCTGAGCCGGCCGGAATGCCTTGCGACTCTCCGCTCACGAACACGGCCTCACGTTCGAGATCCTCGGCCGAACTGGTGTCCGCGGCCTCGGTCTTCGGCGCTTCGAAGTACATGACGATGACGGAAGTCCGCGACAGAGGATCGAGGTCCCCAGTCACATCAAACTTCCATTGGCGCGCAGCTTTCACGGCAACCTCTGCCAGCATCGGCGGGCCGTCGATCACGCTGATGCTTCGGACGGAGCCATCGGGATCGAGTCCGCTTTGCAGAATGACCTCGCCACCCGACATGCCCCCCGCCGGATAACCGGGATCCACGATTTTCACCGGGACAGGGGACTGTATCTGCTGCTTCGCTTCAGGCCGCGGTATGTTGAACGCGGATCGCGAGTCGGGGAGATCCAGGCGTGGCTTGTACAGGAACGTCGCGTTCACGTGCACCGCATTCCGGGACGTCTGTATGAAACGCCAATCGTTGAAGGCCAGCCGCGATCGTTCAATGAAAGGAATGCCGCCTTGAATCGTCGAGTCATTGACGACGCGGCCGTCGGAGTTCACTTCGAGATCGAACACGGCCAGTCCCACCTCCGTGATGCGGGCGGGGGCCGGCTCTTTCGATGCCGTTTCCAGCTGAAGGTATGTCTCGTTCAACGGCATGAACGTGAAGGCAAAGCCGGCGGCGCCTGCAAACACAGCCGTCAGGAAGTTCACTTTTCACCACCTTTTTGTTGCGGCGGTTGTTCGCCCAACGTGACGTTGATCTGCTGCTGCCGGCCGCCGCGGAAAATCGTCAGCGCCACGGAAGATCCCGGGGACATCTCCGATACGGTGAGTTGCAGGTCGCGATTGTCTGTAACAGGCTTAGCGTTCATCCCGGTGATGATGTCGCCTCTCTGCAAGCCCGCCCGCTCGGCCGGGCTTCCCGGCTCAACTTCGCCGACAAGCGCGCCGTTGCCGCCGCTATATGTGAATTGCTTCGCAAGCTCGGGAGTGACCGCCTGCACCGTGACGCCGAGGTAGCCGCGGATCACCTTCCCGGACTTCGAAATCTGCTCCATGACAAAGCGCGCCATATTCGATGGCACGGCGAAACCGATGCCCAGGTTTCCGCCGGTCGGGCTCAGAATGGCTGTGTTGACGCCGATCAATTCACCGCGCGTATTGATCAGTGCGCCGCCTGAATTGCCCGGATTGATCGCGGCGTCGGTCTGAATAAAATCCTCTTCGTTCTCGATGCCGAGATTGCCCCGGCTCGTCGCGCTGACGATACCCATCGTCACGGTGCGTCCGATTCCGAATGGGTCGCCGATCGCGAGCGCGATGTCGCCGACCTGCACTTCCGACGAATCGGCCAGGGGAAGCGGCGTCAGTCCGTGCCGGTCGAGCTTGACGACAGCAAGATCCGTGCGCGAGTCGGTGCCGATGATGCGGGCAGGAATCTGGCTTTCATTGTCGAAAGAGACTTCGATGTCGCTGGCGTTTTCCACCACATGATTGTTCGTCAGGATGTAGCCGTCGGGGCTGATGACGACCCCCGAGCCCAGGCTATGTTCTTTCTGCTCGCGCGGAATGGATCCGAAAAAGTGACGGAAGAATGGGTCTTCCAGAAAAGGCGCCAGTTGCTGAGTCGGGACCACTCGCGAGGAAGAAATGTTGACTACCGACGGGGTCACCTTCTTCACGACCGGCGCGAAAGATCCGCTAAACGGGATGCCCATGTCAGGCCCCGAAGCGGCTGCGACGGTAAAAAACGGCTGTGCACTTTGCTTTCCGCGGTGCAAGCCGACCCCCGCACTGATGATCACGATAAAGATAAGCACCAATAACAGCAACCAGATCGGAGCAACCACGTGTCTGCGCATGACGGAGCCTCCACTCCGAAATGTGCAAGATCAACTCCGAAACGCGAATGAGCCGCAGATGACGCAGATGACGCAGATGGGGCAGAAACCTTATTGCCGGTCGTAAACGAGCGTCTGAGGCGAATTGTCCACCGTCACGGTCAGCGTCCTTCCATCCTTTGAAACGATCTTCTGTCCACGCGAAGTGATCCTGCCATTCGCTTTGTCGATCCAGTCTGTGGTGTCGTCGTCAACGATGGTTTCGGAGTACATCCGCGGTGTCTGCCTGCCGGCCGCTATCCAGTCGGCGAGGATTGCATCGCTAAATTCCGGGTAATCCTTTCCATCGCTCTTCGCGGTGAATTGCAGATAGTGGTACCCGCCTTGCGGGTCCTGGGTGACCAGCAGGCCAACCAGGAATCCATCGGGGCGCAGTCTGTATTGCCGTATTTCCAGTGCACCGGCGCGGGCCGGCGGCAGGTGCGACTTCCCGGCATTCAGCTTCCAGACGCCGGCAATTCGCGGCGTCCGTCCTGCAGGTGCC comes from the Terriglobia bacterium genome and includes:
- a CDS encoding mechanosensitive ion channel domain-containing protein, translated to MRSFVSLCLLAVFLQQSTPAPNLPTADQTLNYVKESISWYQQLHDEEALATTAVDTTYLNDERTVALQILKLSFDFAKAQAALLSKQSPSTASDQQSSEVAGYSGLTKAAAAAEDEVKNTQQELDQTRAKLQTAEGARQRQLQATVDELQSEINLAKTRGDTFRSIIQFVAASGTSGTSLETQIAQLQQTVPELAAETAKPAGPQSTAAAPQAPAAQTAPRTQTPAGILDLVTSLFSLASKMRALGRADQSTDALASLAQQLRNPFTRNLITTAQRGEELAKAADTSGPVQLEQQKKDLDGLTAHFQAISSLVVPLGRQRLLFSVYKGTLERWKASVQSEYSTELQKLAGRAIGLALALAVVFILAEIWRKATLKYVRDMRRRYQFLLIRRIVVWIAIAITIAFALATEIGSLATFAGLITAGIAVALQNVILAIAGYFFLVGKYGVRVGDRVQISGVTGTVVDIGMIRMHMMELAGPGNDRQPTGRVVVFSNSIVFQPTASFFKQIPGTNFGWHEVTLILSPDSDYHLAEERMLGAVEHVYTTYKGKMEEQHRRMEQAFTMGLDLPQPKSRLRLTQTGLEVVIRYPLELEKSAEVDDQIIRELLTALEKPPKLKLVGSGTPNIQPVVPGSPAA
- the cyaY gene encoding iron donor protein CyaY is translated as MGLTEAEFRSRCEDVFNRLNRALDVVAENYDAEILLQNGVLSIEIEAPEPGKIVISPQAPTRQIWISAQSTSFKLNWGGDAFVLPATGESLNQLIGRLVGEQLGVAPIVL
- a CDS encoding copper-binding protein, encoding MKRSVVLIATILCLAAGLAFGQQGGKDGKKEFPFKGKVEKVDPNAKTILVNNESIPGWMSSMSMTYTVDKPAVLKSVKPGDQVTAKVHEGDFKVLYDLKVVPPKK
- the bla gene encoding subclass B3 metallo-beta-lactamase — its product is MRKSILVLIALSFLPLRAFSQAAAPAGWNDPFPPHKIMDNFYYVGTKELGSFLIVTPQGLILMNSDYEASVPVIRKNVEDLGFKFTDIKILIAGHAHPDHVEGDAMVKQLTGAQVIVGRVDAPKTAEFRPGGKTHPIDRLIDDGETVTFGGTTLTAHMMPGHTKGCLAWTMDLKENGKTYHGFVECSLNGRFLQVLDNYPGMLDDFRATYKKARTFPVDVWVSSHASFYNMAEKYAKLQKRGPGDPNPFIDPQGYLAHVDEYEKSFEAAAAAPPQRGQGRGNRGQR
- a CDS encoding M20/M25/M40 family metallo-hydrolase, which produces MNPFELTRRLIEIPSVTGSEREIGEFLSSHLASLGYRVERQAVTAGRFNVFAFAGEGHVMFCTHIDTVPPATIPFREDADHLYGRGACDTKGIIAAMLEAGGRLRRDGITNFGYLFLVGEETDSIGAKTANTLKWNSEFVIVGEPTQNKLARAQKGMLMVSLTAAGRACHSGYPEHGESAIRKLITVIQACESADWGNDSTLGKGSFNTGVFQGGQAANIVPPSASASVMIRTVEPRAQVEEKMRRIVGNSATMEIVGASDPLILHVVDGFETTVVSFGSDAPHLPDTGKRLLIGPGSILDAHTAGEKISKRELIDGVGLYERLVRTLLM
- the dapA gene encoding 4-hydroxy-tetrahydrodipicolinate synthase, with product MTKKSFQGTGTAMITPFKADGSIDEKALRRFVDFQIDGGVDMLLPCGTTGEGATLDESETDRVMQIVIEQAKHRVPVIAGAGSNSTAKAVQMTKRARKIGADGVLSVGPYYNKPTQQGYYEHFKAIAEAENMPVIVYNVPGRTGGNIEAKTMLRLASEIPNIVAVKEASGNIGQMMDIIREAPRDFRVLCGDDAMALPLIAVGGAGIVSVVSNEAPSMMSAMIDAALDGHTGKARDLHYKLLPLMNINFIESNPIPVKAALAMMGLIEENYRLPLVPITPANREKLAKVVEEIGLLQPAGK
- a CDS encoding Do family serine endopeptidase, which gives rise to MRRHVVAPIWLLLLVLIFIVIISAGVGLHRGKQSAQPFFTVAAASGPDMGIPFSGSFAPVVKKVTPSVVNISSSRVVPTQQLAPFLEDPFFRHFFGSIPREQKEHSLGSGVVISPDGYILTNNHVVENASDIEVSFDNESQIPARIIGTDSRTDLAVVKLDRHGLTPLPLADSSEVQVGDIALAIGDPFGIGRTVTMGIVSATSRGNLGIENEEDFIQTDAAINPGNSGGALINTRGELIGVNTAILSPTGGNLGIGFAVPSNMARFVMEQISKSGKVIRGYLGVTVQAVTPELAKQFTYSGGNGALVGEVEPGSPAERAGLQRGDIITGMNAKPVTDNRDLQLTVSEMSPGSSVALTIFRGGRQQQINVTLGEQPPQQKGGEK
- the dapB gene encoding 4-hydroxy-tetrahydrodipicolinate reductase produces the protein MKIALFGYGKMGREIESVAREQGETIAEVFDEFRLVEAGPLAGVDMCIDFSMPDAVLGNIRAAIQAKRDIVVGTTGWDKHLPEIRDAVKDSGLLYASNFSLGVNLFFRMVKHAAGLMNRAAEYDPYVHEIHHKDKVDSPSGTALTIARILVDGIDRKKEILTRPPDGSIKPGMLHVSSTRAGAVAGTHTVAFDSAADSIELKHTAKSRRGFALGALAAARWLRGRKGVYTMDDVEL